Proteins encoded together in one Rubripirellula reticaptiva window:
- a CDS encoding response regulator, with the protein MTLRVLIVDDHEVARNGISDLLQAQGFSVVGSVSSGEEALVHLDENSNVDLVLLDIQMPKLDGLNVLQKMQNKHESLKVVVMSAYDNPTYIARAAALGAVDYLLKGVSFQKMHDALSCVASGLSRPSESRLEKISSLMRQEIDPKDLPPELPLTGREAQVLRHMALGLSNKEIAKSLSISVETAKEHVQNILRKVGATDRTDAAVRAVKLGLAD; encoded by the coding sequence ATGACGTTGAGAGTATTGATCGTTGACGACCACGAAGTTGCGCGTAACGGGATATCGGACCTGCTGCAGGCTCAAGGTTTCTCAGTCGTCGGATCGGTATCGAGCGGCGAAGAGGCGTTGGTCCACCTAGACGAAAACTCCAACGTTGATCTGGTGCTGCTGGACATTCAGATGCCGAAGCTCGACGGTCTCAATGTGCTGCAGAAAATGCAGAACAAACATGAATCCTTGAAAGTCGTCGTGATGAGCGCCTATGACAATCCGACCTACATCGCGCGAGCGGCGGCGCTCGGCGCGGTCGATTATCTACTCAAAGGCGTCTCGTTTCAGAAAATGCACGACGCGTTGTCCTGCGTCGCAAGCGGCCTGAGTCGGCCCAGCGAAAGTCGTCTGGAAAAGATTTCCAGCTTAATGCGGCAAGAAATCGATCCTAAAGACCTGCCGCCCGAACTACCGCTAACCGGACGCGAAGCTCAAGTGCTGCGTCACATGGCACTCGGGCTTAGCAACAAAGAGATTGCCAAATCACTTAGCATTAGCGTTGAAACGGCCAAAGAACATGTGCAAAACATTTTGCGAAAGGTAGGCGCCACTGATCGCACCGACGCAGCCGTCCGAGCGGTTAAGCTGGGACTTGCTGACTAG
- a CDS encoding cupin domain-containing protein, with protein MKMHGDNLSRSLPDSVSVELTEALVTGKHVRIERIVSQGHQSPDGFWYDQSDDEWVAVIQGEATIEFDDETETSRLGPGDWINIPAHKRHRVAWTSPNEPTIWLAVFSSPDV; from the coding sequence ATGAAAATGCACGGTGACAATCTGAGCAGAAGCCTGCCAGACAGCGTCAGCGTCGAACTGACCGAAGCACTCGTGACCGGCAAGCACGTTCGAATCGAACGGATCGTTTCCCAGGGTCACCAAAGTCCTGATGGTTTCTGGTACGACCAATCCGACGACGAATGGGTGGCGGTAATTCAGGGCGAAGCGACCATCGAGTTTGACGACGAAACCGAAACCTCGCGACTTGGACCGGGCGACTGGATCAACATCCCCGCTCACAAACGCCACCGGGTTGCGTGGACCTCACCAAACGAACCCACGATCTGGTTGGCGGTCTTTTCGAGCCCCGACGTTTGA
- the queG gene encoding tRNA epoxyqueuosine(34) reductase QueG produces MLLDTIRSAADEDGFVLCGVAPAIESAGQSDLIRWIEAGYAGQMQYLADRIDAYQHPAGVLDGAKSIVALAFPYASRNPSNRDQANSPQGHLSQGHGKVARYAWSGIDYHDVIHPKLKRICRIINEAVPGAAARGVVDTAPISEREIAQLAGLGWRGKNTLLIHPGLGSYFFLACVLTDVDLPLSEPFSAMHCGTCTACLDACPTDAFVDAGVLDASRCISYLTIEHRGPIDPSLRPGIGDWAFGCDVCQEVCPWNRKPSRRDERSIQPIESLDLGELFSISDTEFRTRFRKSPMWRTRRRGMLRNAAIVLGNQADPSAIEPLLIGLADEDPIIRGASVWALGKIGTEAAIASLRNLRKTETDSDVTAELDGALI; encoded by the coding sequence ATGCTGCTAGACACCATTCGTAGTGCCGCCGACGAAGACGGCTTCGTTCTATGTGGTGTCGCACCCGCGATCGAGTCAGCTGGCCAGTCTGATTTGATCCGCTGGATCGAAGCCGGGTATGCCGGCCAGATGCAGTACCTTGCCGACCGCATCGATGCCTACCAGCATCCCGCCGGCGTACTTGACGGTGCAAAATCGATCGTCGCGTTAGCTTTTCCCTACGCATCACGAAACCCCAGCAATCGTGATCAAGCCAACTCGCCACAGGGGCACCTTTCACAGGGACACGGCAAAGTCGCTCGCTACGCGTGGTCGGGCATCGACTACCACGACGTCATTCATCCAAAACTAAAACGGATCTGCCGAATCATCAACGAGGCGGTTCCCGGTGCGGCCGCGCGAGGCGTCGTCGATACGGCACCGATCTCGGAACGCGAGATCGCCCAGTTGGCAGGCTTGGGTTGGCGCGGAAAAAACACGTTACTAATCCACCCCGGACTAGGAAGCTATTTCTTTCTGGCCTGCGTTTTAACCGACGTCGACCTACCGCTTAGTGAACCATTTTCGGCGATGCACTGCGGCACATGCACGGCATGCCTAGACGCTTGCCCCACCGATGCGTTTGTCGATGCCGGGGTTCTGGATGCCAGCCGATGTATCAGCTACCTGACGATCGAACACCGTGGCCCGATTGATCCATCGCTTAGGCCTGGGATCGGCGACTGGGCCTTCGGCTGCGATGTCTGCCAAGAAGTTTGTCCGTGGAATCGAAAGCCGTCACGCCGCGATGAACGCTCGATCCAGCCGATCGAGTCGCTTGATTTGGGTGAACTGTTCTCGATCAGTGATACGGAGTTTCGGACCCGGTTTCGCAAGTCGCCAATGTGGCGAACCCGCCGTCGCGGAATGCTGCGGAACGCAGCGATCGTGCTGGGGAACCAAGCGGATCCGTCGGCGATCGAGCCGCTATTGATTGGATTGGCCGATGAAGATCCAATCATCCGCGGTGCTTCGGTCTGGGCCCTGGGAAAGATCGGAACCGAAGCGGCAATAGCGTCTCTGCGGAACTTGCGAAAAACCGAGACGGATTCCGACGTGACTGCTGAGCTCGATGGCGCGTTAATCTGA
- a CDS encoding sensor histidine kinase, with translation MTLLSAIVLLLAFSGFWGLNRYRRLADAVSQRAVEIPFINDLNRYALFMRESNVRTSEIRTHEGMIHSSPLVDPLINIEQFERDQFDQASISFNIILQRYAAFIEPRTKSTALLVNHDRQKQSIKDMQVAYEALESYRREPQTTETFRRPDLREPLDRLVDLTDEHLTMIHGSMADVSNDVRGQYRTWIAIAWFCTVMAIVIMAILLWSLNSLVVKPFRTLLVGSRLVAGGEFKHRIDLGTGDELSELAESMNEMTDRFQKAYDTVESWCQNLDMQVRERTREVIQNEQLASVGFLAAGVAHEINNPLAAIAWSSESLQSRVAELAMVPASERLVDDELYESLSTNLKRIEDEAYRCKGITERLLDFSRLNEVRRAPTDLSELIQDVVAMVGTVGKFRCKTIRTHTSGKVVAEVNPQEIRQVVLNLVTNALESVDHDGAVDVHVRGDDQWASIIVEDNGCGMTQEVMQHLFEPFFTRRRDGTGTGLGLSITYRIISQHGGSLVPHSDGEGRGSRMELSLPYQPSDTDITGSHRILQAA, from the coding sequence TTGACACTGCTGTCCGCGATCGTCTTGCTTCTCGCATTTAGCGGGTTCTGGGGCCTCAACCGATACCGACGATTGGCCGATGCCGTCAGTCAGCGGGCCGTTGAAATTCCGTTCATCAATGACTTGAATCGCTACGCTCTGTTCATGCGTGAGAGCAACGTACGGACCAGCGAAATCCGCACGCATGAGGGCATGATCCATTCGTCGCCCTTGGTGGATCCGCTGATCAATATCGAACAATTCGAACGCGACCAATTTGACCAGGCAAGCATCTCGTTCAACATCATTCTGCAGCGATACGCGGCATTCATCGAACCGCGAACCAAATCGACCGCGTTGCTGGTCAATCACGACCGGCAAAAACAAAGCATCAAAGATATGCAGGTGGCGTACGAGGCGCTCGAATCGTATCGCCGTGAACCACAAACGACCGAAACGTTTCGTCGCCCTGATCTCAGAGAACCGCTGGACAGGTTAGTCGATTTGACCGACGAGCACTTGACGATGATTCATGGCTCGATGGCCGACGTCAGCAACGATGTTCGCGGACAGTATCGTACCTGGATCGCGATTGCCTGGTTCTGCACGGTGATGGCGATCGTGATCATGGCGATTCTGCTGTGGTCGCTCAACTCACTCGTGGTCAAACCGTTCCGCACGTTGCTGGTGGGATCGCGGTTGGTTGCCGGCGGTGAGTTCAAACACCGCATCGATCTTGGCACCGGTGATGAACTAAGTGAACTCGCCGAATCGATGAACGAGATGACTGACCGTTTTCAAAAGGCATACGACACAGTTGAGTCTTGGTGCCAAAACCTCGACATGCAAGTTCGCGAACGCACTCGCGAAGTGATCCAAAACGAACAACTCGCCAGTGTCGGTTTTTTGGCGGCCGGCGTCGCTCACGAAATCAACAATCCGCTAGCCGCGATCGCGTGGAGTAGCGAGTCACTTCAATCTCGGGTTGCCGAGTTGGCGATGGTGCCAGCATCCGAACGATTGGTCGACGATGAACTGTACGAGTCACTCTCGACCAACCTGAAACGGATCGAAGACGAAGCGTATCGCTGCAAAGGCATCACCGAACGATTGCTCGACTTTAGCCGTTTGAACGAAGTGCGCCGTGCGCCAACCGACTTGTCTGAATTGATTCAAGACGTGGTCGCAATGGTCGGTACGGTTGGCAAGTTTCGCTGCAAAACGATTCGCACGCACACCAGCGGGAAAGTCGTTGCCGAGGTGAATCCGCAAGAGATTCGCCAAGTGGTCTTAAACCTAGTCACCAACGCGCTCGAAAGCGTCGACCACGACGGCGCCGTCGACGTGCATGTTCGTGGCGATGATCAATGGGCATCGATCATTGTCGAAGACAATGGTTGCGGAATGACCCAAGAAGTGATGCAGCACCTTTTCGAACCGTTCTTCACACGCCGGCGTGACGGAACGGGCACGGGACTCGGGCTCAGCATTACCTATCGAATCATTTCCCAGCACGGCGGATCCCTAGTTCCGCACAGTGACGGCGAAGGTCGCGGTTCCCGCATGGAATTGTCGCTACCCTACCAACCCAGCGACACTGACATCACCGGCAGCCACCGGATCCTGCAAGCTGCCTAA